A part of Desulfotomaculum nigrificans DSM 574 genomic DNA contains:
- the ehuA gene encoding ectoine/hydroxyectoine ABC transporter ATP-binding protein EhuA codes for MIKAESISKSFGKLEVLKEISLEVKQGEVVAIIGPSGSGKSTFLRCINHLESIDSGNVYFDGQPIGFKQLPNGKKAPIKGKELCQLRSQIGMVFQKFNLFPHMTALENVMEGPITVLGKSKTEARDLAEELLAKVGLADKAENYPSQLSGGQQQRVAIARALAMKPKVMLFDEPTSALDPELVGEVLNVMKNLANEGMTMIVVTHEMGFAREVADRVVFMDDGKILEIGKPENIFTSPKHPRTKDFLRSVLRGYEPMTYPQVANI; via the coding sequence TTGATTAAGGCCGAGAGCATCAGTAAAAGCTTCGGTAAACTGGAAGTATTAAAAGAAATCAGTCTGGAAGTGAAGCAAGGTGAAGTGGTGGCCATCATTGGTCCCAGCGGTTCCGGCAAAAGTACTTTCCTCCGCTGCATTAACCATCTGGAGTCTATTGACAGTGGCAACGTTTATTTTGATGGCCAACCGATTGGTTTTAAGCAGTTGCCCAACGGTAAAAAAGCTCCCATTAAAGGTAAAGAGCTGTGCCAGTTAAGAAGCCAAATCGGCATGGTGTTTCAAAAATTTAACCTATTCCCTCATATGACCGCCCTGGAAAATGTGATGGAAGGACCAATTACAGTTTTAGGTAAGTCCAAAACTGAAGCCAGAGACCTGGCTGAAGAATTGTTAGCCAAGGTTGGCCTGGCCGACAAAGCAGAGAATTACCCCAGCCAGCTATCGGGTGGGCAACAGCAGCGGGTGGCCATAGCACGTGCGCTGGCCATGAAACCAAAAGTAATGCTGTTTGACGAACCCACCAGTGCTTTAGACCCCGAGCTGGTTGGTGAAGTTCTCAATGTGATGAAAAACTTAGCCAATGAGGGCATGACTATGATCGTAGTAACCCATGAAATGGGCTTCGCCCGGGAAGTAGCCGACCGGGTAGTGTTTATGGATGACGGTAAGATCTTGGAGATAGGTAAGCCTGAAAACATCTTCACGTCACCTAAACACCCCAGAACCAAGGATTTCCTACGCAGTGTCCTGCGTGGCTATGAGCCGATGACCTATCCCCAGGTGGCTAACATATAA
- a CDS encoding glucose-1-phosphate thymidylyltransferase, which produces MKGLILSGGTGTRMRPFTYSRAKQLLPVANKPVLHYCMDFLVAAGIRKIGVIVGDTHKQIKASLGDGSKWGAAVAYIHQDQPRGLAHAVLQAADFVGDSSFVMVLGDNLIEEDLTTFLAKFNPTTHAAAIVLREVANPRQFGVAKVAGDEILYLVEKPAEPPSNLAIMGIYLFTPHIFAAARAIKPSARGELEITDAIQYLIEKGHKVRPLTATGQWYDVGSAADLLRANTRVLNSKLAPGKVIIPASTTVINSKIEGPTIIGESCEIVNSYIGPHTSVGDGCSIVNCSVLNSILFDHSSIRNLPWVIESSVIADNAALVGPPGTSVKITAGSNCTINF; this is translated from the coding sequence GTGAAGGGATTAATTTTGAGTGGTGGCACCGGCACCAGGATGCGCCCCTTTACCTACTCCCGGGCCAAACAATTGCTGCCGGTGGCCAACAAACCGGTGTTGCACTATTGCATGGATTTTTTGGTTGCTGCCGGGATTAGGAAAATTGGTGTCATTGTGGGAGATACCCATAAACAAATCAAGGCTAGCCTGGGGGATGGCAGTAAGTGGGGGGCAGCAGTCGCTTATATCCACCAGGATCAACCCAGGGGGCTGGCCCATGCGGTTTTACAGGCGGCAGACTTCGTGGGTGACAGTTCCTTTGTCATGGTGCTGGGGGACAATTTAATTGAGGAAGATTTAACAACGTTCCTGGCCAAGTTTAATCCCACCACCCATGCCGCCGCCATTGTGTTGCGGGAGGTGGCCAATCCCAGGCAATTTGGTGTGGCCAAAGTGGCGGGGGACGAAATTCTTTACCTGGTGGAAAAACCAGCTGAACCCCCCAGCAACCTGGCCATCATGGGCATTTATTTGTTTACCCCCCATATCTTTGCGGCAGCCCGCGCCATTAAACCATCGGCACGGGGGGAATTGGAAATCACCGATGCCATTCAATATTTAATTGAAAAGGGTCACAAGGTGCGGCCCTTGACCGCCACCGGCCAGTGGTATGATGTGGGTTCCGCGGCAGACCTGTTAAGGGCCAATACCAGGGTCCTGAACAGTAAATTAGCTCCTGGTAAGGTGATTATTCCGGCCAGTACCACCGTGATTAATTCTAAAATTGAGGGGCCCACCATCATTGGGGAAAGCTGTGAGATAGTAAATTCCTACATCGGACCTCATACCAGCGTGGGGGACGGTTGCAGCATTGTTAATTGTTCCGTGCTAAATTCCATCTTGTTTGATCATTCTTCTATCAGAAACCTGCCCTGGGTTATTGAAAGCAGCGTCATTGCGGATAACGCTGCGCTGGTGGGACCGCCGGGCACCAGTGTAAAAATAACCGCCGGCAGTAACTGCACCATTAATTTTTAG
- a CDS encoding amino acid ABC transporter permease, which translates to MQLGPLDIAFILKILPTLLKGAVMTIKLTAFAIVFGTLIGLIVALAKISSIKILNWIGGLYTWVIRGVPLLLQLMFLYYGLAFAGIMLDEFTVAVLGLSVCGGAYIAEIIRAGILSIDRGQMEAALSMGMTYAQAMRRVILPQAYRRLLPPMGNEFITLMKDSALVSVITMTELLRSATQLQSVTFRPVEVYITAGLLYLIMTTFFTIVFDRLERKLAVSDGK; encoded by the coding sequence ATGCAATTAGGACCATTAGACATAGCCTTCATTTTAAAGATTCTCCCAACTTTATTAAAGGGAGCCGTAATGACAATAAAATTAACCGCATTCGCTATTGTCTTTGGGACCCTTATTGGTTTGATTGTCGCCCTGGCTAAGATTTCCAGTATTAAAATATTAAACTGGATAGGGGGACTTTATACCTGGGTTATCCGGGGGGTCCCCCTTCTCCTGCAATTAATGTTCCTTTACTATGGTTTAGCCTTTGCCGGCATCATGCTGGATGAATTTACAGTGGCCGTACTTGGACTTTCGGTTTGTGGTGGGGCATATATTGCTGAAATTATCCGGGCTGGTATCCTTTCCATTGATCGGGGGCAAATGGAAGCGGCCTTATCAATGGGCATGACATATGCCCAGGCTATGCGACGGGTTATCTTACCACAGGCCTATAGGCGTTTGCTTCCTCCCATGGGCAACGAATTTATTACTCTAATGAAGGACAGTGCCCTGGTATCAGTTATAACAATGACCGAACTATTAAGATCGGCGACTCAATTACAAAGTGTAACCTTCCGACCGGTGGAGGTTTATATTACAGCCGGTCTGTTGTACTTAATTATGACAACCTTCTTTACCATTGTCTTTGATCGGTTGGAAAGAAAGCTTGCCGTTTCAGATGGCAAATAA
- a CDS encoding glycosyltransferase encodes MSEPNIICTMRIKNEERWIEQCLREASKLCDLILIIDDGSVDRTPEICRSFSKVRYRYYQRQVDEVRDRRELLQWALENGADWILQLDGDEVLEEGAAETVRQEIARLDPRDPVYTFFYLHILYFWNDPQTYRCEEGIYGDFWMRRLFTTWGQEKEKLVIGATGHGHNLHANGVPINLRGKGRKIDVRVLHYGYLDPEMRQSKYEFYQKHDPEAAARGYYDHLTSEAGMSLAKWSDRGQEQRHSGLFLKPNRYYRAARPEVANLVPPEAKRILDIGCGQGYLGAVLKEQQPQREVVGIELDQMAAAAAREKLDQVLVGNIEQMMLDFPTGYFDCVIMADVLQHLVNPWDTLLYIKKFMAPDGCLVLSVPNVKNFHLLYQLVNDGTWHYQEAGKLDRAHLRFFTLRELQEMLSSLNLSTSEVYSVRDPEVPDLAPTVESGKLVLKDLSPADITELQAVQLLVRARLCLPLPKPKGLVSIVIPSCNQLELTKLCLASIERYTTEDYEIIIVDNGSDQATIEYLAAQENVHLICNGKNLGFAAACNQGMTVAKGKYICLLNNDTIVTPGWLSHLAYHLEQNPQALVVGPMSNYASRAQTLPVAFRSIPEIENFAAQNCINNWLKSSQAQTLSGFCLLLKEEVKGIIGGFDTRFWPGNFEDNDYCLRIKLSGHQLLVAHDVYIHHIGSRTFVGESFDYQVTMQQNWQRFREKWGLPENYDPRERDNLAEQLTGPYHREDLFIPLI; translated from the coding sequence ATGAGTGAGCCTAACATAATTTGCACCATGCGGATTAAGAACGAAGAGCGCTGGATTGAGCAATGTTTACGGGAGGCCTCTAAACTATGTGATTTGATTTTGATTATTGATGACGGTTCAGTAGACCGGACGCCGGAAATTTGCCGATCATTTTCTAAAGTCCGTTACCGTTATTATCAAAGGCAGGTTGATGAGGTTAGGGATCGCAGGGAGTTACTGCAATGGGCTCTGGAGAATGGAGCCGATTGGATATTGCAGCTGGATGGGGATGAGGTGTTGGAGGAAGGGGCGGCCGAAACGGTCCGCCAAGAAATAGCCCGACTGGACCCCCGGGACCCGGTTTACACATTTTTTTACCTGCATATTTTGTATTTTTGGAATGACCCGCAGACCTATCGTTGTGAGGAAGGGATTTACGGCGACTTTTGGATGCGTCGGCTTTTTACCACCTGGGGCCAGGAAAAAGAAAAACTGGTCATTGGTGCTACCGGACACGGCCACAATCTCCATGCTAACGGTGTACCGATAAACTTACGGGGTAAGGGGCGTAAAATTGACGTCAGGGTGCTTCATTATGGTTACCTGGACCCGGAGATGAGGCAAAGTAAATATGAGTTTTATCAGAAGCATGATCCCGAAGCTGCTGCCCGGGGCTATTATGATCACCTGACCAGTGAGGCCGGTATGAGCTTAGCTAAATGGTCTGACCGGGGCCAGGAGCAAAGGCACTCCGGGTTATTTCTGAAACCCAACCGTTATTACCGAGCTGCCAGGCCGGAAGTAGCCAATTTGGTACCCCCGGAGGCGAAAAGGATTTTGGATATTGGCTGCGGCCAGGGTTATCTGGGAGCCGTATTAAAGGAACAACAACCCCAACGGGAAGTGGTGGGCATTGAGTTAGATCAGATGGCTGCCGCTGCCGCCAGAGAAAAACTGGATCAGGTGCTGGTGGGTAACATCGAACAGATGATGCTTGATTTTCCCACCGGTTATTTTGATTGTGTGATTATGGCCGATGTACTGCAGCATCTGGTAAATCCTTGGGATACCCTGCTTTATATCAAAAAATTTATGGCCCCCGACGGTTGCTTGGTGCTTAGTGTACCCAATGTAAAGAACTTCCACCTGCTTTACCAGCTGGTGAATGATGGTACCTGGCACTATCAGGAGGCGGGTAAGCTGGATCGGGCCCATCTCAGATTTTTTACCCTGCGGGAACTGCAGGAAATGCTTAGTTCTTTAAATCTGTCCACCAGTGAGGTATATAGCGTCCGGGACCCGGAGGTGCCGGATTTAGCCCCTACGGTGGAAAGCGGTAAATTGGTCCTCAAGGATTTAAGTCCCGCCGATATAACCGAGCTGCAGGCGGTGCAGCTTTTGGTTAGGGCCAGACTCTGTCTGCCCTTGCCAAAGCCCAAGGGGCTGGTTTCCATCGTGATTCCGTCCTGTAATCAATTGGAGCTGACTAAGCTATGCCTGGCCAGCATCGAACGCTACACCACCGAGGATTATGAAATTATCATCGTGGATAACGGTTCCGACCAGGCCACCATTGAATACCTGGCGGCCCAGGAAAATGTGCACCTGATTTGTAACGGTAAAAATTTGGGCTTTGCTGCCGCTTGCAACCAGGGAATGACCGTGGCCAAAGGTAAATATATCTGTCTTTTAAACAATGATACCATCGTTACCCCGGGTTGGCTGAGCCACCTGGCTTACCACCTGGAACAAAACCCGCAAGCCCTGGTGGTGGGACCCATGTCTAATTATGCTTCCCGTGCCCAAACCCTGCCAGTGGCCTTCCGGAGTATCCCAGAGATTGAGAATTTTGCGGCCCAGAACTGCATCAATAACTGGCTGAAATCAAGTCAAGCCCAAACCTTAAGCGGCTTTTGCCTGCTCTTGAAGGAGGAGGTCAAGGGGATTATCGGCGGTTTTGACACCAGGTTCTGGCCCGGTAACTTCGAGGATAACGATTATTGCCTGCGCATTAAATTGTCCGGCCATCAATTGCTGGTGGCCCATGATGTGTATATCCATCATATCGGCAGCCGTACCTTTGTTGGCGAGAGTTTTGACTATCAAGTTACCATGCAGCAAAATTGGCAGCGGTTCCGGGAAAAATGGGGCCTGCCGGAAAATTATGATCCCAGGGAAAGGGATAACCTGGCGGAGCAATTAACCGGACCTTACCACAGGGAGGATCTGTTTATCCCTTTAATATAA
- a CDS encoding glycosyltransferase, which translates to MLNIMFIAHNIFPLEKSGVPIVTYNQVRELQKRGHRVAVMIPHSNDYIERTVYQDIIIYRIPRIEVTQWFLDDFFMDSGNYLALVERVKDDFKPDIVHINNLLWISPKVIELFTARGIPVIREMHDMVEFCPRGFPLAMAQENAYQFCAGPEIKICSTCLMQGERPTNELFRIKHQTELVIRFAARLAYINYLYQEQVAAIIYPSPSWQNYLHKFMARGKREFVIPIGLSYARTPEQNRDGRSGPVSLVYIGNIGGHKGTNLLIKAMQDPELLTRDFSLNIYGKVQEPGLLPEIKHLEHISQGRVKYHGSYSPEDLPTILDGADIGVVPSVFESFCLTAREFLIRGKPIIASPVYGISDIVQDGVNGLLFPIGDWQALRDKLRLVLADQQLLVRLAEGAQGTKVSVLWQEVDQLEGIYYEILGKPLPRDSQPRVSIIILTYNSMRTIKQCLASVAATVRPGDQVIVVDNQSTDGTREYLKSWADKFDIIYNAKNVGFSQGCNVGYQMARGDYIVLLNPDTIVTPGWLDGLLHHFTRGEIGAVGPVSNYVLAKQQFSRYLDESELSGQVDLPTLARTIQAKNQGRSVETELLVGFCLMLPRQVIEQVGLLDETLFLGCDDLELSWRLREQGYQLLVATDVFVYHHGHVSFATEPSELVNYLQHHSNYMLAHKLAKYYAPQPTPDPAVLWGVKIDFKPPRALTSIIIPCFNRLQLTKLCINSILAHTFVPFELILINNGSTDETKDYFNELIAMVPRVRVIHNRKNLGFGRACNQGMEIAAGDYMLILNNDVVVTDGWLSRMLAVGDAYKQIGIVGPLSNCVAGVQLVNNVPYHDLTGMHDFARQLAVQNATLGFTTIRVVGFCMLIKREVVEKIGGFDPRFGLGNFEDDDFCLRACIAGYQVWVAQDVFIHHFGGATFSSAGIDRRYSVEDNWEKFKDKWAIEATRSIFQGYNAAELVNRPFNREQHFCPLD; encoded by the coding sequence GTGTTAAACATTATGTTTATTGCCCACAATATCTTTCCGTTGGAGAAAAGCGGTGTGCCCATCGTCACCTATAACCAGGTCAGAGAGTTGCAAAAGCGGGGACACCGGGTGGCAGTGATGATACCGCACTCCAACGATTATATAGAAAGAACGGTATACCAGGATATCATCATCTATAGGATCCCGCGCATTGAGGTCACCCAATGGTTTTTAGACGACTTTTTTATGGATAGCGGGAACTACCTGGCTTTGGTGGAGCGGGTCAAGGATGACTTTAAACCAGATATCGTCCATATAAATAACCTGCTCTGGATTAGTCCCAAGGTTATTGAGTTATTTACGGCCAGAGGGATTCCGGTAATCCGGGAAATGCACGATATGGTGGAATTTTGCCCCCGAGGTTTCCCCCTGGCCATGGCACAGGAAAATGCCTATCAGTTTTGTGCCGGGCCGGAGATAAAGATATGCAGTACCTGTTTAATGCAGGGGGAGCGGCCCACCAATGAACTGTTCCGGATTAAACACCAGACAGAGTTAGTCATTAGGTTTGCCGCCAGGCTGGCCTACATCAACTACCTGTATCAGGAGCAGGTGGCGGCCATCATCTATCCCAGCCCCAGCTGGCAAAATTACTTACACAAATTTATGGCCAGGGGCAAAAGAGAATTTGTCATTCCCATCGGCCTTTCATATGCAAGGACACCAGAGCAAAATCGTGATGGCCGGTCGGGACCAGTCAGTTTGGTCTATATCGGAAACATTGGCGGGCACAAAGGGACTAATCTTTTAATTAAAGCTATGCAGGATCCCGAATTACTCACCAGGGATTTTTCCTTAAATATCTACGGAAAGGTACAAGAACCAGGTCTGCTGCCGGAGATTAAGCATTTAGAGCATATCTCTCAGGGTAGGGTAAAGTACCACGGGTCCTATTCCCCCGAGGATTTGCCAACAATTTTAGATGGGGCGGATATCGGGGTGGTGCCTTCGGTTTTTGAGTCCTTTTGTCTAACCGCCAGGGAATTTTTAATCCGGGGTAAACCCATCATTGCCTCACCGGTTTATGGCATTAGCGATATTGTTCAGGACGGGGTAAACGGCCTGTTATTCCCGATAGGGGATTGGCAGGCCTTAAGGGATAAACTCCGGCTAGTTTTAGCCGACCAGCAGTTACTAGTTCGGCTGGCAGAGGGAGCCCAGGGCACCAAGGTCAGCGTGCTGTGGCAGGAGGTAGACCAGTTAGAGGGGATTTACTATGAAATCCTAGGCAAACCCTTACCCCGGGATTCACAGCCCAGGGTTTCGATTATTATATTAACCTACAACTCTATGCGGACTATCAAACAATGCCTGGCCAGCGTGGCTGCCACCGTTAGGCCCGGAGATCAAGTGATTGTGGTGGATAATCAATCCACTGACGGAACCCGGGAATACCTTAAGTCCTGGGCAGATAAGTTTGACATCATCTATAACGCCAAAAATGTCGGCTTTTCCCAGGGTTGTAATGTAGGTTATCAAATGGCCCGGGGGGATTATATTGTGTTACTTAATCCCGATACCATTGTTACCCCTGGTTGGTTAGATGGATTACTGCACCACTTTACCCGGGGAGAAATAGGTGCCGTTGGTCCGGTGTCCAATTATGTACTGGCTAAACAACAGTTTAGCCGCTACCTGGATGAATCAGAGTTATCCGGTCAGGTTGATCTGCCTACCCTGGCCCGCACCATCCAGGCAAAGAACCAGGGCCGGTCGGTGGAAACGGAATTGCTGGTGGGCTTTTGTCTTATGCTGCCCCGGCAGGTGATTGAGCAGGTTGGCTTGTTGGATGAGACCCTGTTTTTGGGCTGCGATGACCTGGAGCTATCATGGCGCCTTAGAGAACAAGGCTACCAATTACTGGTTGCCACCGATGTATTTGTGTATCACCATGGTCATGTGAGCTTTGCCACGGAACCAAGCGAGCTGGTTAATTATCTACAACATCACAGTAATTACATGTTGGCCCATAAATTGGCTAAATATTATGCCCCTCAACCAACCCCCGATCCAGCGGTCCTGTGGGGGGTAAAGATAGATTTTAAGCCGCCCCGGGCTTTAACCAGCATTATCATTCCCTGTTTTAACCGGTTGCAACTAACTAAGCTTTGTATAAACAGTATTTTGGCCCATACCTTTGTGCCCTTTGAATTAATCCTGATTAACAATGGGTCCACTGATGAAACCAAAGATTATTTCAACGAATTAATAGCCATGGTCCCCCGGGTGCGGGTAATTCATAATCGGAAAAACCTTGGTTTTGGCCGTGCCTGCAACCAGGGTATGGAGATAGCTGCCGGGGATTATATGTTGATTTTAAATAATGACGTGGTGGTCACCGACGGGTGGCTGTCCCGCATGCTGGCAGTGGGGGATGCCTATAAGCAAATCGGTATCGTGGGGCCCTTATCCAATTGTGTGGCGGGGGTTCAACTGGTAAATAATGTTCCTTACCATGACTTAACCGGGATGCATGATTTTGCCCGACAGCTGGCGGTGCAAAATGCTACGTTGGGTTTTACCACCATTCGGGTGGTTGGTTTTTGCATGTTAATAAAAAGAGAAGTGGTTGAGAAAATAGGTGGCTTTGATCCCCGCTTTGGCCTGGGCAATTTTGAAGACGATGATTTTTGCCTGCGGGCCTGCATTGCCGGGTATCAGGTTTGGGTGGCCCAGGATGTGTTTATCCACCATTTTGGCGGCGCCACCTTCTCCAGCGCCGGTATCGACCGCCGGTACAGTGTGGAGGATAATTGGGAAAAGTTTAAAGATAAATGGGCAATTGAGGCAACCCGGTCCATATTCCAGGGATATAATGCGGCAGAATTGGTTAACCGGCCCTTTAACCGGGAACAACACTTCTGCCCTTTGGATTAA
- a CDS encoding amino acid ABC transporter substrate-binding protein, with protein MKKRGLWLVVLMLALALVAVGCGSADKGKQAATQEPTKQTEKNTWEQIKEKGVMVVGLDNTFAPMGFEKDGKLQGFDIDMGEEMAKRLGIKIQWQPTQWDGVIPALLSKRFDVVISGMTITDERKKQIDFSIPYVADGQVMAVKKGTTGFNTAADLKGKVVGTQENSSGEEAVNKIEGIKEKKLYKTYPEAFADLQIGRIPVVVVDRVTAEYYLAERPGAFEVVGEQLTQEPFGIGIRKTDPELKAAIDKVLTDMQKDGTLTKISMKWFKKDITTKAQ; from the coding sequence GTGAAAAAGAGAGGCTTATGGCTGGTGGTCCTGATGCTGGCCCTGGCACTGGTGGCGGTGGGCTGCGGTAGTGCGGATAAGGGAAAACAAGCAGCCACCCAGGAACCGACTAAGCAGACAGAGAAAAATACCTGGGAACAAATTAAGGAAAAAGGCGTTATGGTAGTTGGTTTGGATAACACCTTCGCCCCCATGGGCTTTGAAAAGGACGGTAAATTGCAAGGCTTTGACATTGATATGGGCGAAGAAATGGCTAAACGTTTAGGTATTAAAATTCAGTGGCAACCCACTCAATGGGACGGGGTGATTCCTGCTCTTCTTTCCAAGAGATTTGATGTAGTAATCTCGGGTATGACCATAACTGACGAACGTAAAAAGCAAATTGACTTCTCTATTCCATATGTAGCCGATGGTCAGGTTATGGCAGTCAAAAAAGGAACCACTGGTTTTAATACCGCTGCTGATTTAAAGGGTAAGGTAGTTGGTACCCAGGAGAACAGCTCCGGAGAGGAGGCTGTAAACAAAATCGAGGGCATTAAAGAAAAGAAACTTTATAAGACCTATCCGGAAGCCTTTGCTGATCTGCAAATTGGCCGTATCCCCGTTGTTGTGGTTGACCGTGTTACTGCCGAGTATTATCTTGCCGAGCGTCCCGGTGCTTTTGAAGTTGTAGGAGAACAACTTACCCAAGAACCCTTTGGCATTGGGATACGGAAAACTGACCCGGAACTGAAAGCAGCCATTGACAAGGTTTTAACCGACATGCAAAAAGACGGTACTTTAACAAAGATTTCCATGAAGTGGTTTAAGAAAGATATTACTACTAAAGCGCAATAA
- the thrC gene encoding threonine synthase, translating into MNYQSTRGNSPVVSAAEAIKLGIAPDGGLFVPTDKVTITYEELANLVPLSYGERATFILKHFLTDFTEEELSQCVDAAYGGQKFDTPDVAPVRSLTGDLSVLELWHGPTCAFKDMALQMLPQFLVRAIAKTGETSHIVILVATSGDTGKAALEGFANIPGTSIIVFFPQEGVSEVQKMQMVTQEGQNVHVVAVQGNFDDTQSGVKQVFGDVDFTGTLKEKGYRLSSANSINWGRLVPQIVYYFSAYADLVKSGTIDLGQAINFVVPTGNFGNILAGFYAREMGLPVKRLICASNANNVLTDFIKTGTYNRNREFFKTTSPSMDILISSNLERLLFELTGRQSDKINTWMTELKESGVYNVDQNTLNMVQSVFWSDFATDKETLATIKKVWVQHNYLVDTHTAVAINVLEKYRQTTGDTTHTVVASTASPFKFNSSVAGAIMGPEALAGKNEFQLLQDLSTFTGWPIPRGLRGLNRRPVLHHKVAGKNEIGQAVRNILL; encoded by the coding sequence ATGAATTATCAAAGCACCCGCGGTAACAGTCCGGTTGTTTCTGCCGCTGAAGCAATAAAACTAGGCATTGCTCCCGATGGTGGTCTTTTTGTACCTACAGATAAGGTGACCATAACTTATGAGGAACTTGCCAACCTTGTGCCCCTTTCCTACGGCGAACGGGCTACTTTTATCCTTAAACATTTCCTGACTGATTTCACCGAGGAGGAACTATCCCAATGTGTAGACGCCGCCTACGGTGGTCAAAAGTTCGATACTCCGGACGTAGCACCAGTTAGATCACTTACCGGGGATCTCTCCGTTTTAGAATTATGGCACGGGCCCACTTGCGCCTTTAAGGATATGGCTTTACAGATGCTGCCGCAATTTTTAGTGCGAGCCATTGCTAAGACAGGCGAGACCTCTCATATTGTGATTCTGGTGGCTACCTCCGGTGATACCGGCAAGGCCGCCCTGGAGGGCTTTGCTAACATACCAGGCACCAGCATCATTGTCTTCTTTCCCCAGGAAGGCGTCAGTGAAGTGCAAAAGATGCAAATGGTCACCCAGGAGGGGCAAAATGTTCATGTGGTAGCCGTTCAGGGCAACTTTGACGATACCCAGAGTGGCGTCAAGCAGGTTTTTGGTGATGTAGACTTTACCGGGACATTAAAAGAAAAAGGTTACCGTCTCTCCTCAGCCAATTCCATCAACTGGGGGCGACTGGTGCCTCAGATTGTTTACTACTTTTCGGCCTACGCTGACCTGGTTAAGTCGGGAACCATTGATTTGGGACAAGCCATTAATTTCGTGGTGCCCACCGGTAATTTTGGCAACATCCTGGCCGGATTTTATGCCAGGGAAATGGGTTTGCCTGTGAAACGTTTGATCTGTGCCTCTAATGCTAACAACGTACTAACTGATTTCATTAAAACCGGCACTTATAACCGTAACCGGGAATTTTTCAAGACCACTTCCCCCTCAATGGATATCCTGATTTCCAGTAACCTGGAACGGTTGCTCTTTGAGTTGACCGGCCGCCAATCAGATAAAATTAATACCTGGATGACGGAGTTAAAGGAAAGCGGCGTTTATAACGTAGACCAAAATACACTCAACATGGTGCAGTCGGTATTCTGGTCTGACTTTGCCACCGATAAAGAAACATTGGCCACCATAAAAAAGGTATGGGTACAGCATAATTACCTGGTGGATACTCACACCGCCGTGGCAATTAATGTGCTGGAAAAATACCGTCAGACCACCGGGGACACCACCCATACAGTAGTGGCTTCTACCGCCAGCCCCTTCAAATTTAACAGCAGTGTGGCCGGAGCTATTATGGGCCCGGAAGCCCTGGCAGGTAAAAATGAATTCCAGTTGTTGCAAGATTTATCAACCTTCACCGGCTGGCCCATACCCCGGGGACTTCGTGGTTTAAACAGACGCCCTGTACTACATCACAAGGTTGCGGGTAAAAATGAGATTGGCCAAGCGGTACGAAATATTTTGCTTTGA